The DNA window CGATGCGCTCGTCCAGCGGCTCAAGCCGGGCGGCCGCCTGTGCGCCATCGTCGGTCAGGCGCCGATGATGCGCGCCCAACTGCTCACGCGCACCAGCGCCGTGGAGTCCAAGGTGGTCGACCTGTTCGACACCATGGCTCCAAGGTTGCACGGCTTTCCCGATGCCCCACATTTTCGCTTTTGAGGACCCACCCATGATTCAACAAATGACCGTGAGCGAGCTGTCCACACTACTCGACGAACAACCCGAGCAACTGGCGAACTGGCAGGTCATCGACGTGCGCGAACCCTGGGAACTGGAGCGCGCCTCGATCAAGCACCCCAAGTTCCAGCACACCCACATTCCCATGGCCACCATCCCGCTGCGCCAGCAAGACGTGGACAAAACCAAGAGCATCCTGGTGGTGTGCCGCTCCGGCGGTCGCAGCACACAAGTGGCCAACTTCCTGGTGCAAAACGGCTTTGACAAGGTCTACAACCTGCAAGGCGGCATCACCGCCTGGTCGCGGGAAATCGACCCCTCGGTACCGACTTACTGACAACTCATCAGGCAGCCATCAAGCGCGTCGCGCCGGCAGATACTGCCCGATCCAGGCTGCCTGGGCTTCGGCGGCTCCACGGTGCGCCGCGCTGAACTGCAGCGCAGCTTCACGGGCCGCCCCGAGACCGCGTGCGTCTGCCAGCCACGCCGTCAAGCCTGACCACACCGCAGAGGCATCACGCGCCTGCGCCACCGCCCCGGCGGCAACGCCCTGCTCCACTGCCTGAGTGAAGTTGAAGGTGTGCGGACCCATCACCACCGGGCAGCCTTCGGCGCAGGCCTCGATCAGGTTCTGGCCACCCAGCGGCAGCAAGCTGCCACCGACAAAGGCTGCATCCGCCATGGCGTAATACGCCGGCATCTCACCCAGGCTGTCGCCAAGCCAGACCTGGGTGTCGGCCCGCGGCAAGGCCTCGCTGCGACGCACGACACGCAAGCCACGCGCCAGCAGCAGCGCGTGCACCGCATCCATGCGCTGCGGGTGGCGCGGCACCACCACGAGCAGGGCGCGCTGTAGAAGGCCTGCCGGCATGGCGTCGAGCAGCAATTCCTCCTCGGCCAGGCCTTGGTGTTCGCGGGTGGAAGCCAGCAGCAGGATGGGGCGGTTGACCAGCATTTTCCACTGCAGACCGAGTTCGCGCAGCCGGGGGTTGGAGACACGGTCGAACTTGATATTGCCGAGCACGCTGACATCGGCGATGCCGAGTTTGCGCAGACGATCCGCATCGCTCCGGGTTTGAGCGGCCGCTGCCGTCAACGATCCGAAGGCCGAGCGCGCCAGGCTGGTCCAGGCGGCCCAGCGCGCCGCGCTGCGGGCGGATAGACGAGCATTGGCCAGCAACAGCGGCGTGTTGAGCCCGGCGCAGACCTGCGCCAGATTGGGCCAGACCTCGGTCTCCATCAGCACCCCCAGGTCCGGGCGAAAGTGGAGCAGAAAACGTCGCATGGGTCCGGGCAGGTCATAAGGCAGCCAGACCTGGACATCGCCTTCGCGCAGCAGCGCGACGCCTGCTTCCCGGCCGGTTGCCGTCATGTGCGTCAGCAGCAGTCGCAACCGGGGATGTTGCGCGCGCAAAGCGTCCAACAAGGGTTGCGCGGCTCGCGTTTCTCCGAGCGAGACGGCGTGCAGCCACAGCACCGGGAGGCCATCGCGCTTCGCATCTGGCTTGCGGCCATACCAGCCCAGGCGCTCGGCCAGATGCCCACGGTAGAGGGGCTCGCGGCGTGAACGCCAGATGAGCCGCAGCATCGCGAGCGGCACGATGAAGCGCCAAGCCAGGGTGTAGAGACGGAGCGCAAATGGCACCATTCGCGTCATTCGCCCAGGCATCATCAACTCAGGCCGACGCCATCAGCACGCGCTGCCTGCATGCCGCGCTTCAAGCCCATGCTGCGGGCGCGACCGGTTGGTCGGGCGCGGAAAGCACCGCCGCAAGCGGCAAGCCGAGCAGACTCGTTACCGCTTGCATGACATCGTTCAACAGCGGCGGCTGGTCATCGTCACCCAGGCTGCGCCATGGCCCAGCCGATTCGAATTCGACACTGCGCGGGGATGAGCCGGTGTAGACGGCCACTGCGGGGGTGCCGACAGCGGCGCCCAGATACAGCAAGCCGGTGTCGACACCGACAACCAAGGCGGATGCAGCGAGAACCTGCATCCAGACATCGAGCCCGAAGGCCTCGGGCGCCGCCATCGCCCCATCTTCGATGGCTTGTGGCGGGCCGCCGCTTTCCGCGCCGGGCTTCGTCAGCGTGGCGTTCACCTGCGCGGCCAGGCGCTCGGCGCGCTCCCGCTCGATGGCGTTGCCCCATGCAAACACACTTGCGATGTCATGCTGATGCAACCACCGAGCCAGCGCAACCCACCGGTCCTCGGCCCAAAGCTTGCGCGGCTTGGCCGTGGCCGACAGCAGTACCGCAAAGGACCGCACACCCGGCAGCCAGGCAGGACGCTCGGCCTGCACCTGCAAGCCATAGCGCGGCGGACCGGACGGTGCGTAGCCCAAGGCCCAGGCGGCAAGTTGACGGTAGCGCGGCACGGCAGCTTCGGTGCGGCGCAGCGGCGTCTTCATGCGTCGGTCGTAAAACAAGGGGGCCAGGGGCTCACGCGAAGATGCCCAGGACAGACCGATGTGCGGACCACGCGCTACTCGGGCGAGGAGTGCACTTTTCACCAGGCCCTGCAGGTCGATGACGGCGTCAAAACGAAAGTTCCGCAGGCTGCGCACCATGGCGCGCCACTCCTCGCGCGTTTCTGTAGACCCGAGATTTTTGCGCCAGCGTCTCAGGGCGAGTGGAATGATTCTGTCAACCGCCGGATGCGCCTGCACCAAGGGGACGTAGGCCTCCTCGACCAACCAGTCGACCTGCGCACCGGGGAAAGCCGCCTTGATGTCGCTCACCACCGGAAGGGCGTGGACGATGTCCCCCATGGAGCTGGTCTTGACCAACAGAACGCGCATCGGGTTTGTCAAAACGGCAATTTCAGCGCGGGGTCCAACGCGTGCAATGCGGCGCGGAATTCGCCCTGGATACGTGCCAGGGCCGCGGTGGTCTGGCCTTCGAAGCGCAGCACCACACAAGGCGTGGTGTTGGAGGGGCGGGCCAGGCCGAAGCCATCGGCATACTCGGCACGCACGCCGTCCATGGTGTGCAGTTGGACTGCGCCGGGGAATTTGGCTTCGCGCAGCAGGCGTTCGCAAAGCACGAAGTTGGCGCCCTCGGCGGTATCGAGTTTGAGTTCGGGGGTGGAGACGGAATCGGGCAAAGCCAGCAAGTGGGCTTCGGGATCGGCCACGCGCGCCAGCAATTCCAGCAAACGGGCGGCGCCATATTGCGCATCGTCGAAGCCGAACCAGCGATCCTTGAAAAAAATATGCCCGCTCATCTCGCCGGCCAGCGGCGCCTGCACCTCTTTCATGCGCGCCTTGATGAGCGAATGCCCGGTGCGCCACATCATCGGTTCGCCGCCATGCTTGCGCACCCAGGGACCGAGGTTGGCGGTGCACTTGACGTCGAAAATGATGGGGGCGCCAGGGTGGCGCGTGAGCACGTCGGCCACATAGAGCATGAGCTGGCGATCGGGCCAGATGACGTGGCCGCGCTTCGTGACCACGCCGAGCCGGTCGCCATCGCCGTCGAAAGCCAGGCCGATTTCGGCGTCGGTGTCGCGCAGCACGCGCTGCAGATCTTCCAGGTTGTGCGGATCCGCCGGGTCGGGGTGATGGTTGGGGAAGGTGCCGTCCACCTCGCAGAACAACTCGGTGACCTCGCAACCCAGCCGACGCAACAAGTCGGGCGCAAAGGCGCCGGACACGCCGTTGCCGCAATCCACCGCCACCTTCAGCGGGCGCGCCAGCTTGACGTCCTGCACGATGCTCTGCAGGTAGGGCTCGACCACGCTGGCATGACGCAAGCCACCCGCACCCGTGGCGTACTGCTCGGACTGCGTCAACTCGCGCAGACGGGCGATGTCCTTGCCATGCAGGGCGTCGCCGCCCAGCACCATCTTCAGGCCGTTGTACTCGGGTGGATTGTGGCTGCCGGTGATCTGGATGCCGTTGGGCACATCGCTGGTGGCGCAGGCGTAATACAGCATCGGCGTGGCGTTCATGCCGATGTCGATCACATCCAGCCCACCCGCGCGCAGGCCGTTGGCAAGTGCGGCGCCCAGCGCAGGCCCGGAGTTGCGGCCGTCGCGGCTGACGTACACCGCGCCCTGGCCCAGTTCGCGCGCCAGCGTGGCGTAGGCGTGGCCAATGTGCTCACACGCCATCTCGGTCAGGCTGCGGCCGACGATGCCGCGAATGTCGTAGGCCTTGAACAAGGTGGGGTCGAGTTGCGCCATGGCGGGTCGTTTCGGGGGCAGGCAATGGAGATGACTTCGCAAGTACGGCTTCACCGAAATCACTCAGCCATCGGGAAGCCAGCAGCCGTCGTACTTTGACAGTTGCAGCTATTCTAGGAAGCCATGGCCATCTATCTGATTGGAGACTTGCAAGGCTGCGACCAAGCCTTCGCTCGCCTGCTCGACTTCATTGCCTTCGACCCGGCGCATGACCGCCTCATCGTGTTGGGCGACGCCGTCAACCGCGGAGCCGGCTCGCTCGCCGTGCTGCGCCGGCTCATGGCGTTGGGCGATGCCGCACAGTGCCTGCTGGGCAACCATGATCTGCATCTTTTGGCCGTGGCCCATGGTGTGCGCAAGGCCCACCGGACGGACACCTTGCAGCCCATCCTCGATGCGCCTGACCGAGACGATCTACTCGACCGTGTGCGCCACTGGCCACTGGCCTTGTTCGAGCATGGCTGGCTGCTGGTGCATGCCGGCGTGCTGCCGCAGTGGACTTGCGAGCAGACCCTTCAACTCGCCAGCGAAGTGCAGGAGCAACTGCGCGGCCCGGATCTGGCCGGCTTTCTGCGCGAGGTCTTCGGCAATCAGCCCGACCGCTGGAGCGACATGCTGCAGGGCCCGGAGCGCTGGCGCATCACCATCAACGCCTTGACCCGGCTGCGCTTCATCGACACCTCGGCCCATGCCGCAGGAAGCATCGACTTTCATTTCAAACAGGAAGTCGACCGTGCACCGCCGGGCCTGGTGCCATGGTTCCTGGCGCCCGGACGACATACGGAAAACACACCCATCGCCTTTGGCCACTGGTCCACGCTTGGGCTGCACTGGGCCAACAATGCACTATGTTTGGACAGCGGCTGCCTCTGGGGCGGCAGTCTCACCGCCATCCAGCTCCCAGCACCGGGACAAAACTGGCTGCAAACCCACGCGGTTCCCTGCCAGAGAGAACTGAAGCCGTCGCCTCTTTGACGCCCTGCCGGGTCCGGCTTTGAAATGGGGCCGAAACGTTGTATAATTTATGGTTTGTTTTCATTCATATAGGTGGAGTGCTCCATGGCACGGGTCTGTCAAGTAACCGGCAAAGCGCCGATGGTGGGCAACAACGTTTCCCACGCCAATAACAAAACCAAGCGTCGTTTCCTGCCCAACCTGCAATACCGCAGAATCTGGGTCGAAAGCGAAAACCGCTTCGTGCGCCTGCGCATCTCGAATGCAGGGTTGCGCCTCATCGACAAAGTCGGCATCGACACCGTGCTGGTCGATCTTCGCGCGCGCGGCGAAGTCTGAGCACTGAACAGGACAGGAGCAAATCACCATGGCCAAGGGCGGACGTGAAAAAATCAAGCTGGAATCCACTGCTGGAACCGGCCACTTCTACACCACCACCAAGAACAAGCGCATCCAACCGGAAAAGATGGAAATCATGAAGTTCGATCCGGTGGCGCGCAAGCATGTTTCTTACAAGGAAGGCAAGATCAAATAAGTCTTGCGCTTGCAACCGAGCCCACAAGCTCGGCAACAAAAAAGCCCGCTGTCATCGACACGGGCTTTTTTGTTGCCTGCCTTGACGAAACACATCAAAGAGCAACAACCCCCGATAAAAAAGCCAGCTTGCGCTGGCTTTGGTTCGAAGCGAAAGAATCGCGCCGAGGTTGCTTACTTGCTGGCAGCGCTGGCGGGAGCGGATGCAGCAGGCGCCGAAGCAGCAGCAGGAGCGGCGGCCGAAGCAGGAGCGGAAGCAGCGGGAGCCGAAGCGGCAGCAGGAGCCGCAGCCGAAGCGGGAGCAGAAGCAGCAGGAGCAGCTTCTTCTTTCTTACCGCAAGCAGCCAGGGCCAGGGCAGCGATCATGGAAGCCAACAGAAGGGACTTTTTCATTTGTTTCCTCAAAGCGTCAGACAGATCAAACGGGCGATTGAAATCGGTGGATTCCGGGAATGGTAAAACGCATGAACCCTCATGCCACAAGGGCCATGTCAAGTTCAGTTGAAAGTATAGCGCGTGCTCGGGTTTCCCCCGGTAGCTGCATTTGAGAAAACCAATCTTGTTGCGAAAAATTCA is part of the Thiomonas sp. X19 genome and encodes:
- a CDS encoding rhodanese-like domain-containing protein, with the translated sequence MIQQMTVSELSTLLDEQPEQLANWQVIDVREPWELERASIKHPKFQHTHIPMATIPLRQQDVDKTKSILVVCRSGGRSTQVANFLVQNGFDKVYNLQGGITAWSREIDPSVPTY
- a CDS encoding 3-deoxy-D-manno-octulosonic acid transferase, translating into MPFALRLYTLAWRFIVPLAMLRLIWRSRREPLYRGHLAERLGWYGRKPDAKRDGLPVLWLHAVSLGETRAAQPLLDALRAQHPRLRLLLTHMTATGREAGVALLREGDVQVWLPYDLPGPMRRFLLHFRPDLGVLMETEVWPNLAQVCAGLNTPLLLANARLSARSAARWAAWTSLARSAFGSLTAAAAQTRSDADRLRKLGIADVSVLGNIKFDRVSNPRLRELGLQWKMLVNRPILLLASTREHQGLAEEELLLDAMPAGLLQRALLVVVPRHPQRMDAVHALLLARGLRVVRRSEALPRADTQVWLGDSLGEMPAYYAMADAAFVGGSLLPLGGQNLIEACAEGCPVVMGPHTFNFTQAVEQGVAAGAVAQARDASAVWSGLTAWLADARGLGAAREAALQFSAAHRGAAEAQAAWIGQYLPARRA
- the waaC gene encoding lipopolysaccharide heptosyltransferase I yields the protein MRVLLVKTSSMGDIVHALPVVSDIKAAFPGAQVDWLVEEAYVPLVQAHPAVDRIIPLALRRWRKNLGSTETREEWRAMVRSLRNFRFDAVIDLQGLVKSALLARVARGPHIGLSWASSREPLAPLFYDRRMKTPLRRTEAAVPRYRQLAAWALGYAPSGPPRYGLQVQAERPAWLPGVRSFAVLLSATAKPRKLWAEDRWVALARWLHQHDIASVFAWGNAIERERAERLAAQVNATLTKPGAESGGPPQAIEDGAMAAPEAFGLDVWMQVLAASALVVGVDTGLLYLGAAVGTPAVAVYTGSSPRSVEFESAGPWRSLGDDDQPPLLNDVMQAVTSLLGLPLAAVLSAPDQPVAPAAWA
- a CDS encoding phosphomannomutase/phosphoglucomutase — encoded protein: MAQLDPTLFKAYDIRGIVGRSLTEMACEHIGHAYATLARELGQGAVYVSRDGRNSGPALGAALANGLRAGGLDVIDIGMNATPMLYYACATSDVPNGIQITGSHNPPEYNGLKMVLGGDALHGKDIARLRELTQSEQYATGAGGLRHASVVEPYLQSIVQDVKLARPLKVAVDCGNGVSGAFAPDLLRRLGCEVTELFCEVDGTFPNHHPDPADPHNLEDLQRVLRDTDAEIGLAFDGDGDRLGVVTKRGHVIWPDRQLMLYVADVLTRHPGAPIIFDVKCTANLGPWVRKHGGEPMMWRTGHSLIKARMKEVQAPLAGEMSGHIFFKDRWFGFDDAQYGAARLLELLARVADPEAHLLALPDSVSTPELKLDTAEGANFVLCERLLREAKFPGAVQLHTMDGVRAEYADGFGLARPSNTTPCVVLRFEGQTTAALARIQGEFRAALHALDPALKLPF
- a CDS encoding symmetrical bis(5'-nucleosyl)-tetraphosphatase, translating into MAIYLIGDLQGCDQAFARLLDFIAFDPAHDRLIVLGDAVNRGAGSLAVLRRLMALGDAAQCLLGNHDLHLLAVAHGVRKAHRTDTLQPILDAPDRDDLLDRVRHWPLALFEHGWLLVHAGVLPQWTCEQTLQLASEVQEQLRGPDLAGFLREVFGNQPDRWSDMLQGPERWRITINALTRLRFIDTSAHAAGSIDFHFKQEVDRAPPGLVPWFLAPGRHTENTPIAFGHWSTLGLHWANNALCLDSGCLWGGSLTAIQLPAPGQNWLQTHAVPCQRELKPSPL
- the rpmB gene encoding 50S ribosomal protein L28, giving the protein MARVCQVTGKAPMVGNNVSHANNKTKRRFLPNLQYRRIWVESENRFVRLRISNAGLRLIDKVGIDTVLVDLRARGEV
- the rpmG gene encoding 50S ribosomal protein L33, whose protein sequence is MAKGGREKIKLESTAGTGHFYTTTKNKRIQPEKMEIMKFDPVARKHVSYKEGKIK